Proteins encoded in a region of the Stieleria neptunia genome:
- a CDS encoding prenyltransferase/squalene oxidase repeat-containing protein — protein MKNQGVTRRNIIAPAAAIARMAMVGLVLTCSSSQIAAEDPISIQVDEIRQSVSRSTLLLEKAAAGTAEKRVCFTCHGQAMPVLALVEAQRHGFAVDQENLQRQVRHTHAHLKRGKKSYTKGKGQGGGGDTAGYALWTLADGGHEADDVTGAVTEYLLQNQTPDGLWKCSSDRPPSETSDFTTTYLALRGLLTFSNDLESERVAAAVAQASVWLLEAEPRDTEDLVFGLLSAEYADVTPEYRDSLVENLMTNQRGDGGWAQKPDMKSDPYATSTVLYALHRSGLSRDDGCWVRGIGYLLDSQQEDGSWHVKTRSKPFQKYFETGFPHAADQFISTTATAWATLALLFTLPESLKDAAISETIETRGP, from the coding sequence ATGAAGAATCAAGGCGTAACACGGCGAAACATCATTGCCCCAGCCGCGGCCATTGCTCGGATGGCGATGGTGGGTCTGGTACTGACATGCTCCTCCTCCCAAATCGCCGCCGAAGACCCGATCAGCATTCAAGTTGACGAAATCAGACAGTCGGTCTCGCGCAGCACTCTGCTGTTAGAAAAGGCTGCCGCGGGAACGGCCGAGAAACGCGTGTGTTTTACCTGTCATGGGCAAGCGATGCCCGTCTTGGCCCTGGTCGAGGCTCAGAGGCACGGCTTTGCAGTCGATCAAGAGAATCTCCAGCGTCAGGTCCGGCACACCCACGCCCATCTGAAACGCGGCAAAAAGTCATACACCAAGGGAAAGGGACAGGGCGGTGGCGGCGACACCGCTGGTTATGCGTTGTGGACGCTTGCCGATGGTGGACACGAGGCGGACGATGTGACCGGCGCGGTGACGGAATACTTGCTGCAGAATCAAACCCCCGACGGCTTATGGAAATGCTCCAGTGATCGACCGCCGTCGGAGACCAGTGACTTCACCACGACCTATCTTGCACTTCGCGGGTTGTTGACGTTTTCCAACGATTTGGAATCAGAGCGTGTCGCCGCGGCTGTGGCGCAGGCATCTGTCTGGTTGCTTGAGGCGGAACCCCGCGATACCGAAGACCTCGTTTTTGGTTTGCTGTCGGCCGAATACGCGGACGTGACTCCCGAGTATCGAGACTCGCTGGTTGAGAATCTGATGACGAACCAACGAGGCGACGGCGGTTGGGCGCAGAAACCGGACATGAAGAGTGATCCCTATGCCACCAGCACCGTACTCTATGCCCTCCATCGATCCGGCCTGAGTCGAGACGATGGTTGTTGGGTTCGTGGCATTGGCTATCTGCTCGACTCCCAGCAGGAAGACGGATCGTGGCATGTGAAAACCCGCAGCAAGCCTTTTCAAAAATACTTTGAGACGGGGTTCCCGCATGCCGCGGATCAATTCATTTCCACAACCGCCACGGCGTGGGCGACGCTTGCACTGTTGTTCACTTTGCCAGAGTCTTTGAAGGATGCCGCGATTTCGGAGACGATCGAGACCAGAGGTCCGTAG
- a CDS encoding DsbA family oxidoreductase: MNLAVDVISDVICPWCYIGKRRLEKAIAVDTLDGQHDVQVRWHPFQLNPTMPKEGISRKEYRTRKFGSWERSLELDANVIAVGESEGIRFAFDQIERTPNTLDAHRLIWLADHHGCQDAVVEALFRAYFSDALDIGNRQTLIDVVVEAGLALPVVEAMLGSDDGMDAIATAREMSQRYGVDGVPFFIIDQKIALSGAQPTDVFVETLGQAISTS, from the coding sequence ATGAACCTCGCCGTTGATGTGATCTCTGATGTGATTTGCCCTTGGTGCTACATTGGCAAACGACGACTGGAGAAGGCAATCGCTGTCGACACCCTCGATGGACAGCATGACGTCCAGGTCCGATGGCATCCCTTTCAGCTCAATCCGACGATGCCAAAAGAAGGCATCAGCCGTAAGGAGTATCGGACCCGCAAATTTGGCAGTTGGGAGCGGTCACTCGAGTTGGATGCTAATGTCATCGCTGTCGGAGAATCCGAGGGAATTCGTTTTGCCTTTGATCAAATTGAACGAACGCCGAACACCCTTGATGCCCACCGGTTGATTTGGCTGGCGGATCATCATGGCTGTCAGGATGCCGTCGTCGAGGCGCTGTTCCGGGCCTACTTCAGCGATGCCTTGGACATCGGCAATCGCCAGACGCTGATCGACGTAGTTGTCGAAGCCGGCTTGGCCCTGCCAGTTGTCGAGGCCATGTTGGGCAGCGATGATGGGATGGATGCAATCGCAACTGCAAGAGAAATGTCGCAGCGTTATGGAGTTGACGGAGTCCCGTTTTTTATCATCGACCAAAAGATCGCGTTGTCCGGTGCGCAACCGACCGATGTTTTCGTTGAGACGCTTGGGCAGGCGATCAGCACGTCGTAG
- a CDS encoding GNAT family N-acetyltransferase, translating into MSQSEEKLLYADPFTPADLPFLAGLHCGDEAWARAATEWIRGSEVIDSIENHETKVWIYRHSEADDSIVGFASLSATGWMKWPPPNGKRSRLLYIPQLGLDHKYRGKPSSPEYRYSNQIIEHLIGQAKNAAKQIRGDKSPKKHVELLTLRVHRNNIPAQRLYQRYGFEFLPAFEENDHLVMHHKLALDH; encoded by the coding sequence TTGTCGCAGTCAGAGGAAAAGCTGCTCTATGCAGATCCATTCACTCCAGCCGATTTGCCTTTCTTGGCGGGTCTGCATTGCGGTGATGAAGCGTGGGCGCGTGCAGCGACCGAGTGGATTCGCGGCTCGGAAGTTATCGACTCGATTGAAAATCACGAGACCAAGGTCTGGATCTATCGACACAGCGAAGCCGACGACTCGATCGTCGGCTTCGCTTCTTTATCGGCGACTGGCTGGATGAAATGGCCACCGCCCAACGGCAAGCGGTCTCGATTGCTCTACATCCCGCAACTCGGCCTTGATCACAAGTACCGCGGCAAGCCCTCCTCGCCAGAATACCGCTATTCCAACCAAATCATCGAGCACTTAATTGGCCAAGCAAAGAACGCGGCCAAACAAATCCGAGGAGACAAGTCGCCCAAGAAGCACGTCGAGCTGTTAACCCTACGAGTTCATCGCAACAACATCCCTGCTCAAAGGCTCTACCAGCGTTACGGCTTCGAGTTCTTGCCCGCGTTCGAGGAAAACGATCATCTCGTTATGCACCACAAGCTGGCTCTCGATCATTAA
- a CDS encoding TIGR02452 family protein: MFAIAAAYGYRSLVLGAWGCGAFENDPKRTAQDFRDALESDFAGHFSTVVFAITDWSPERRFLGPFRDVFSDASP, encoded by the coding sequence GTGTTCGCCATCGCCGCCGCCTACGGTTACCGCAGCCTAGTACTCGGAGCATGGGGCTGCGGCGCCTTTGAGAATGATCCCAAACGAACCGCACAGGATTTCCGAGATGCACTCGAGTCGGATTTCGCGGGCCACTTTTCAACGGTCGTTTTTGCGATCACAGACTGGTCCCCGGAACGGCGGTTCTTGGGCCCGTTCCGTGACGTTTTTTCAGACGCATCGCCGTGA
- a CDS encoding WD40 repeat domain-containing serine/threonine protein kinase translates to MLHERIERLLRQHDEASGFLETPVLGLDPTLLPDASGDRAASLDAGLATAFSVNDAVLMGDANHSVLKMLGNTLDEVPRVSLRESEAVVEDPIARTKSPEMPDRDSGSRYRLDGEIARGGMGAILKGRDTDLGRDLAIKVLLDSHKHKPEVIQRFVEEAQIGGQLQHPGIAPVYELGQFADERPFFAMKLVKGQTLAKLLAKRVAADDERGKFIGIFEQICQTVAYAHSRGVIHRDLKPANIMVGAFGEVQVMDWGLAKVLASGGVADEKESRDKQQGQSIIQTKRSAGRDNPGSFASTGSDTAMGSVMGTPAYMPPEQALGEIDNMDERADVFALGAILCEILTGSPPYVGDDGNQVYRLASRGKLDECFIRLDVSASDTELIELAKRCLELEPADRPRDAGVLAGGITDYLESVETKLRESELERVADSTRQEEERKRRRVTLAFATSVLLMLSLAVGGWLDSERREARRQALIAHENAEHARAMEQIAEQRRRLLYNSDIGAAHLAWRDGHVGRVLELLTSHANDEDLHSFEWYYLWNLCNRSQTAHSKWFPGRPRRTALIPRAESRNAMIVLGCGDGFVRVVDLKTLEEIKVFRGPGSYWETLESGGPGWEHVSVAFSTATNVLAYANRDQTQVVLQEWPDGNPRPLQGDNAHFLDMAFSPDGSELAVVYEDEVRMYHVSTESWRTLSGPIDGFTSVAISPNGQRVAAGNEDGLVAIWNIDGSDRIELGRHDEAVISLAFSPNGRRLASGSRDDIARVWNLQDGTSQRLVGHRDEIRSVAFSPDGRILATGSRDNTARLWDAQGMPIDVFKGHSHNVESVEFLADGDSLKLITASSDRTIKVWDLASTAQNLLRVGAPVQDVLILPDGGTVVSRERHSGIVKRWDLSASGSETISRGSSVAANDEIVAIGKAGSIELWPSAWEKNPDVVRTANGGQITALTFSKHGQLAAGYEDGSILVWDSWRDKTATRIMGLKHSSVVTALSFSRDGKALASTGWDGVCLLHRTDDGMGRQLGNKANDGTMTVSFSPKGSFLAFGGFDNKVQLWRCASDIRRFVHIGELSGHSDGINKLVFSPEERTIITACDNNTLRVWDIRERQERISLVGHTSSVEGLAMRESGDLLISGSRDGTIRLWQAATNGRVRSSGWWQDHLKHEEVKR, encoded by the coding sequence ATGCTTCACGAACGCATTGAAAGACTGCTTCGCCAGCACGACGAAGCGAGCGGCTTTCTCGAAACGCCTGTCCTGGGCCTCGATCCGACCCTCCTGCCCGACGCGTCCGGGGATCGTGCGGCTTCACTGGATGCAGGATTGGCAACGGCGTTTTCGGTGAACGATGCGGTTTTGATGGGCGATGCGAATCACAGCGTGCTGAAAATGCTGGGCAACACACTGGATGAAGTTCCACGGGTTTCGCTGCGGGAATCGGAGGCTGTGGTCGAAGATCCAATCGCACGGACAAAGTCGCCGGAGATGCCGGATCGCGACTCTGGCAGCCGATATCGATTGGATGGTGAGATCGCTCGGGGCGGAATGGGGGCCATTTTGAAGGGGCGCGATACCGATTTGGGGCGTGATCTGGCGATCAAAGTGCTGCTAGATTCGCACAAACACAAGCCGGAGGTGATTCAGCGGTTTGTCGAGGAAGCTCAAATCGGTGGACAGCTTCAGCATCCGGGAATCGCTCCGGTCTACGAGCTGGGGCAGTTTGCGGACGAGCGGCCGTTCTTTGCCATGAAGCTGGTCAAGGGTCAAACGCTGGCCAAGCTGCTGGCCAAGCGCGTAGCGGCCGACGACGAACGCGGGAAGTTCATTGGCATCTTCGAGCAGATCTGTCAGACGGTGGCGTACGCGCACAGCCGCGGGGTAATCCATCGCGATTTGAAACCGGCCAATATCATGGTCGGCGCGTTTGGCGAAGTACAGGTGATGGACTGGGGACTGGCCAAGGTACTTGCTAGCGGCGGGGTCGCCGATGAGAAGGAATCGCGCGACAAGCAGCAGGGGCAGAGCATCATTCAAACAAAGCGCAGTGCCGGTCGCGATAATCCCGGCTCGTTCGCATCAACGGGGTCCGATACAGCCATGGGCAGTGTGATGGGGACGCCCGCTTACATGCCACCGGAACAGGCACTCGGTGAGATCGACAATATGGACGAGCGAGCCGACGTCTTCGCGTTGGGTGCGATCCTGTGCGAGATCCTGACTGGCAGCCCACCTTATGTCGGCGATGATGGCAATCAGGTTTATCGACTTGCCAGTCGCGGAAAACTGGATGAGTGTTTCATACGGCTTGATGTTAGTGCGTCGGATACGGAATTGATCGAACTCGCAAAACGCTGTTTGGAACTCGAGCCTGCGGACCGGCCGCGCGATGCGGGTGTATTGGCTGGCGGGATCACGGACTATTTGGAATCGGTCGAAACAAAACTCCGTGAATCGGAATTGGAACGAGTGGCCGACTCGACCCGCCAAGAAGAAGAGCGTAAGCGGCGACGCGTAACGTTGGCTTTTGCAACATCCGTCTTGCTGATGCTCAGTCTGGCTGTGGGAGGATGGCTCGATTCGGAGCGTCGCGAAGCACGTCGCCAGGCCTTGATCGCCCATGAAAATGCGGAACATGCCCGGGCGATGGAACAGATTGCCGAGCAACGGCGCCGGCTGCTGTACAACTCGGACATCGGTGCGGCTCATTTGGCTTGGCGCGACGGTCATGTGGGGCGAGTGCTTGAGTTGCTCACGTCCCACGCAAACGATGAAGATCTGCATAGTTTCGAGTGGTACTATTTGTGGAATCTGTGCAATCGCAGTCAAACCGCCCACTCAAAGTGGTTTCCAGGTCGACCACGACGCACCGCACTGATTCCGAGGGCAGAGTCTCGAAACGCAATGATCGTGCTTGGCTGTGGCGATGGTTTCGTCCGTGTGGTCGACTTGAAAACGCTAGAGGAAATCAAAGTGTTTCGCGGGCCCGGAAGTTACTGGGAGACGCTTGAGTCAGGCGGTCCCGGCTGGGAACACGTTTCCGTGGCCTTTTCAACCGCAACCAACGTTTTGGCTTATGCCAACCGTGACCAGACCCAAGTTGTTCTTCAAGAATGGCCCGATGGCAATCCGCGGCCACTTCAGGGAGATAACGCACATTTTCTTGACATGGCGTTCTCGCCGGACGGAAGTGAGTTGGCTGTTGTCTACGAAGACGAAGTGCGAATGTATCACGTTTCGACTGAAAGCTGGCGGACGCTCAGCGGCCCCATCGACGGGTTCACGTCCGTGGCAATTTCGCCGAATGGTCAGCGGGTCGCAGCCGGTAATGAAGACGGCCTCGTCGCGATATGGAACATCGACGGATCCGATCGGATTGAATTAGGTCGCCACGACGAGGCCGTTATTTCGTTAGCATTCTCGCCGAATGGCAGGCGATTGGCGTCTGGTAGTCGAGACGACATCGCACGCGTCTGGAATCTGCAGGACGGAACGTCGCAGCGGCTCGTCGGACATCGCGACGAGATTCGATCGGTCGCATTTTCACCCGACGGTAGGATTCTGGCCACCGGAAGTCGGGACAATACGGCGAGACTGTGGGACGCCCAGGGAATGCCAATCGACGTCTTCAAAGGGCACTCGCACAATGTGGAGTCCGTTGAATTCTTGGCCGACGGAGACTCGCTTAAGCTGATTACGGCCAGTTCCGACCGCACGATAAAGGTCTGGGATTTGGCGTCGACGGCACAGAACCTCCTTCGAGTGGGAGCCCCCGTCCAGGATGTGCTCATTCTGCCCGATGGCGGGACGGTGGTTTCGCGAGAGAGACACTCGGGAATCGTAAAGCGTTGGGATCTGTCCGCTAGTGGAAGCGAAACAATTTCAAGGGGAAGCTCCGTGGCCGCGAACGATGAGATCGTTGCCATAGGAAAAGCTGGCAGCATCGAACTGTGGCCTTCAGCTTGGGAGAAAAATCCAGACGTCGTTCGCACCGCCAATGGTGGGCAGATAACAGCGTTGACCTTTTCAAAGCACGGTCAATTGGCCGCCGGTTACGAAGACGGGAGCATACTGGTGTGGGATTCCTGGCGTGATAAGACGGCCACGCGAATAATGGGTTTGAAGCACTCGAGCGTTGTCACCGCATTGAGTTTTTCCCGCGATGGTAAGGCACTCGCGTCCACCGGCTGGGATGGTGTTTGCCTGTTACATCGGACCGATGACGGCATGGGGAGACAATTGGGCAACAAGGCGAACGACGGAACCATGACGGTCAGTTTCTCGCCCAAAGGATCGTTTCTCGCCTTTGGTGGATTCGACAACAAAGTTCAACTCTGGCGTTGTGCCTCCGATATCCGGAGATTTGTCCACATCGGTGAACTCAGCGGCCACTCTGATGGCATCAACAAACTCGTATTCTCACCGGAAGAGCGCACAATTATCACGGCCTGCGATAACAACACTCTGCGAGTCTGGGATATCCGCGAGCGTCAGGAAAGAATCAGCCTTGTGGGACACACCAGTTCCGTAGAAGGGCTGGCAATGAGAGAAAGCGGCGACCTGTTAATTTCCGGTAGCAGAGACGGAACGATTCGACTTTGGCAGGCAGCCACGAATGGACGAGTGCGAAGTTCAGGATGGTGGCAGGATCACCTCAAGCATGAGGAGGTAAAAAGGTAG
- a CDS encoding sigma-70 family RNA polymerase sigma factor, whose amino-acid sequence MTDVTKILSAIEQADPAASAELLPLVYNELRHLAARELSGDPSGHSIQPTALVHQAYVRLVDQTDQPLWSHRGHFYAAAAEAMRRILVEHARRKQTLKRGGDRMRVPLDANRVASSPQDPDLLELDEALTRLAVERPKLAKLVHLRYFAGLTMEQTANALQVSRRTAERDWTYAKVWLLDAMRGEC is encoded by the coding sequence ATGACTGATGTAACGAAAATTCTCTCGGCCATCGAACAAGCTGACCCCGCGGCGTCGGCTGAGTTGTTGCCGTTGGTCTACAACGAACTGCGGCATTTGGCCGCCCGCGAGTTGAGTGGCGACCCCAGTGGCCATTCGATCCAGCCAACGGCGCTGGTCCATCAGGCCTACGTCCGGTTGGTCGACCAAACCGATCAACCACTCTGGAGTCACCGGGGGCATTTCTATGCCGCCGCAGCCGAGGCGATGCGGAGAATTCTGGTCGAACACGCGCGCCGCAAACAGACGCTCAAGCGAGGCGGAGATCGCATGCGAGTGCCGCTCGATGCGAACCGTGTTGCGTCGTCCCCACAAGACCCGGACCTACTGGAACTCGACGAGGCGCTGACGCGACTCGCGGTGGAGCGTCCCAAATTGGCGAAACTCGTCCACCTTCGCTATTTCGCGGGTTTGACCATGGAGCAGACCGCGAACGCCCTCCAGGTCTCTCGCCGAACGGCCGAGCGAGACTGGACTTACGCCAAGGTCTGGCTGCTCGATGCGATGCGAGGCGAGTGTTGA
- a CDS encoding WD40 repeat domain-containing protein codes for MLLDFQKEEITSEFSLPTKESTTAVDFSPDLESVVIGCENGSVYELDLASGEVRMYSSVGKGQVRKLDFLEDNTLVTAHHDEDVCVWDDGEITRTHGPYTSWVSSLCCYKQMVAFGLFNRHRGYQVFYGDIRQSLHKLYGNNSNSKGVAFIEEGRTLVTIGSDQQLKIWDLELGESRFTISDSEIFCAMAVLHDERLIAAGTREGSVILYRSDLP; via the coding sequence GTGCTTCTCGATTTCCAAAAGGAAGAGATCACTAGTGAGTTCAGTCTGCCGACCAAGGAATCGACAACGGCAGTCGACTTTTCACCGGATCTAGAGTCCGTTGTAATCGGCTGCGAGAATGGGAGCGTTTACGAGCTTGATCTGGCCTCTGGTGAAGTTCGAATGTATTCCAGTGTTGGAAAAGGTCAGGTCCGGAAACTCGATTTCCTTGAAGATAACACCCTGGTCACAGCGCATCACGACGAAGACGTGTGTGTTTGGGACGACGGTGAAATCACGAGAACGCACGGTCCATACACTTCCTGGGTTAGCTCGCTTTGTTGCTATAAGCAAATGGTTGCATTTGGCCTGTTCAACCGACATCGCGGCTATCAGGTTTTTTACGGCGATATCCGGCAGTCGCTTCACAAGCTTTACGGAAACAATTCCAATTCGAAAGGTGTGGCCTTCATCGAAGAGGGCAGAACACTCGTAACGATCGGCTCAGATCAGCAACTGAAGATCTGGGATCTAGAATTAGGTGAATCGCGATTCACCATCTCGGATTCGGAGATCTTTTGCGCGATGGCGGTCTTACATGACGAACGACTCATTGCGGCAGGGACCAGGGAAGGTTCGGTCATTCTTTATCGTTCTGATTTGCCATAG
- a CDS encoding helix-turn-helix domain-containing protein, with amino-acid sequence MSITNFSELPNDAFRAVLRITPEQRDFIHKYMECSDEVQSVVRSMFAVIESEDTTDDDRHRAFATIADALHLKPENGHGSYGLDFRKSQTEIATKHPDPAWRPIIADRQKQMDSQEATFADRVKTLLQQKNITQEELAKRIDCTQSAISKMLSRKSRPQRKTILKMATALNVSPTDLWPDLEVAASLDSTAEFFNDRELTAAQAEALDAAISRPPAQVKTRELPSRAGQ; translated from the coding sequence ATGTCGATAACCAACTTTAGCGAACTACCAAACGACGCTTTTCGCGCGGTGCTGCGCATCACTCCGGAGCAACGCGACTTCATTCACAAGTACATGGAATGCAGTGACGAGGTGCAATCGGTTGTTCGTTCGATGTTCGCGGTCATTGAAAGTGAGGACACGACGGACGACGATCGGCATCGTGCTTTTGCGACCATCGCGGACGCTTTGCATCTGAAGCCAGAAAACGGGCACGGCAGCTACGGTCTCGATTTCCGAAAATCGCAGACCGAGATCGCGACGAAACACCCCGATCCTGCTTGGCGACCAATCATTGCCGATCGTCAGAAACAAATGGATTCTCAGGAAGCCACGTTTGCCGATCGTGTAAAAACGCTTCTACAACAAAAGAACATCACCCAGGAAGAGCTTGCAAAGCGAATCGACTGCACTCAATCGGCGATTTCAAAAATGCTTTCACGCAAATCGCGACCGCAACGAAAGACGATCCTCAAAATGGCAACTGCACTCAACGTTTCCCCCACCGATTTGTGGCCAGACCTCGAAGTCGCCGCGAGCCTCGACTCGACTGCAGAGTTCTTCAATGATCGAGAACTCACCGCCGCTCAAGCCGAAGCGTTGGACGCTGCCATTTCGCGACCACCCGCTCAGGTGAAGACTCGCGAGTTGCCTTCGAGAGCAGGGCAATAA